The Thermococcus peptonophilus genomic sequence GTGTTTACGGTGTCCCGGTCATAGCCCACGTTCCGCAGCTCTCACGTCTCCAGGCGGAACTCTTCAAGGATGGCCCTATTTACGTGCCGAAGGTTGAGGGCGGGAAGCTTAAACTCGTCCACCCGAAGGAGTTTAAGGCCGACGAAGAGAACTGCATCCACTACATCTACGAGTTCCCCCGCGGGTTCAGAGTTTTTGACTTCGAGGCGCCGAGGGAGAACAGATTCATAGGATCTGCCGACGACTACAACACCAACGTTGTTATAAGGCCAGAGTTTGAGGAGCATTTTGGGGAGATATCTGAAAAGGCCGAGCTGGCGATAATAAGCGGACTTCAGGCCCTAACTGAAGGGAACTACCGCGAGCCCTTCGAGACGATAAAGGAGCACCTTGACGTCCTCGAGGGGAAGGGCATTCCCGCCCACCTTGAGTTCGCCTTCACTCCCGACGAGACCGTGAGAAAGGAAATCCTTGGAGTTCTCGGCAAGTTCTGGAGCGTTGGTCTAAATGAGGTCGAGCTGGCCTCGATAATGGAAGTTATGGGTGAGAAGACCCTCGCTGAAAAGCTCCTTGCCCACGACCCAGTTGATCCAATAGCGGTCACGGAGGCCATGCTTAAGCTCGCCGAGAAGACGGGAGTAAGGAGAATACACTTCCACACCTACGGATACTACCTGGCTTTAACCGACTACCGCGGCGAGTTTGTTAGGGATGCTCTCCTCTTCGCGGCGTTAGCCGCGGCTGCGAAGGCCAAACTGGGCGATGTTAGAAACATAGACGATATCACGAAAGCGATGGACGTTTCGGTGAACGAGAAGGCAAAGGGCGTTGAGGAGATCCTGGCAAAGACATACGGCGTGAAAGACGGCATTGCGGAGGTAAACGACTATCAGCTTTCCTTCGTCCCAACAAAGATCGTCGCCAAACCGAAGAGCACCGTTGGAATTGGGGACACCATATCAAGCTCGGCCTTTGTTGGAGAATTCGCCATGGAGTAGTCCAAAACATTTATGCTCTGTTGA encodes the following:
- a CDS encoding ADP-specific glucokinase produces the protein MGWDGLYASAFERVRDNIGRVGNVLLAYNTNIDAIKYLEREDLERRIEAVGREEVLPYSEELPKRIESVPQLLGSILWSVRRSKAAELFVESCSTRFYMKRWGWDELRMGGQVGIMANLLGGVYGVPVIAHVPQLSRLQAELFKDGPIYVPKVEGGKLKLVHPKEFKADEENCIHYIYEFPRGFRVFDFEAPRENRFIGSADDYNTNVVIRPEFEEHFGEISEKAELAIISGLQALTEGNYREPFETIKEHLDVLEGKGIPAHLEFAFTPDETVRKEILGVLGKFWSVGLNEVELASIMEVMGEKTLAEKLLAHDPVDPIAVTEAMLKLAEKTGVRRIHFHTYGYYLALTDYRGEFVRDALLFAALAAAAKAKLGDVRNIDDITKAMDVSVNEKAKGVEEILAKTYGVKDGIAEVNDYQLSFVPTKIVAKPKSTVGIGDTISSSAFVGEFAME